The Geothrix oryzae DNA window GCAGCCCTCCGGATCACGCCCTGCTGATGGACCTGGGCCCCGGGCCCACGGGACCGCTGGCGCCCCGGGTCCTCGGCGCCTGGGGCATCCAGGACCCCGGCAACCTGGGGGCCCTCCTGCGCAGCGCCGCGGCCTTCGGCTTCCACGAGGTCCTGCTGGGGCCCGGCTGCGCCGACCCCTTCCACCCCAAGGCCCTGCGGGGCAGCATGGGCGCCGCCTTCCTCCTGCCCCTGCGCCGGGTGGAGGCCCTGAATCCCGATCCAGGCCACTGGTACGCCCTGGATGGCGGCCCCGGCGCCGTGGCCCTGGCCGAGGCCGACCTGTCCGAGCCCCTGCGCCTCTGGGTCGGCAATGAGGGCCATGGCTGGCGGGGCGTGGCCCTGCCCGAGGGCGTCCAGCGTCTCGCCATCCCCATCCAGGGCGTGGAAAGCCTCAATGCCGCCGTGGCCGCCGGCATCGCCTGCTACGAAGTGGCCCGGAGGTCCAGGTGCTGAAGGCCCCCCCCCTGCTCCGCCCCCTCAGCGCCCTCATCCTCTCCGGGGTCTTCGTGCTGGCCTTCCGGTTTCCCGGTGCCCTCGGCGGTGGGCTGGAACCGATCATGGCCCTGCTCTTCCCCCTGCTGCTGCTGGACGGACTGTACAAAGGGCGCCATGCGGCCTGGACCTGGCTTACCCTGCTCGCCGGCCTCCTCCTTCTTTATCTGTGGGTGCCCCAGACCCTCGCCAGCAAGGGGGGGCTGCCCTTCGGGCTGGCCCTGCTGGGCACCGTGCTGCTGAGCCTGTGGGAAGCCACGGGGCTCTGGCTGGTGGCCGTGGGTTCCCGCGCGGCGTTCCGGCGCCTCGGTCCCGGGGCCGCCGCCTGCTTCGCGGCCCTCCTCCTGCTGGGCTGGGAAACCTGGGGATTCCATGTCTATCCCTGGACCTGGGGGGCGGCCTTCGGCGCTCTGCCCTGGACTGCGCGCGGCGCGGCCTTCCTGGGCGCGTCCGGCCTGTCCGCCCTGGTCTGGGGGGCAGGTGCCTGGGCGGCGGCCACCTTGACCGCGGGCGGCTCCCTCCGCCGGGCCCTGGCCGGCCCGGGGCTGGCCGTCGCCTTCTTTGCCCTGGCAGGCGGCGCCTGGTACCTGCTTCCCCGGGATCCGGCGCGAACCGTGGATGTGGCCATGATCCAGCCCAACTTCCCGCCCGGACAGCGCTGGCTGGGGATGGAAGCCGAGATGTGGCGGCGCAGCGACGCCCTCCTGAAGGCCCAGGGTTGGCCCCGGGCCGGCCGCCCCACCCTGCTGCTCTGGCCCGAAAGCGCCATCCTGGGACGGGACGACCGCCGCCCCGATCCCCGGCTGGAACGGGAAGCGGCCTCTCGCGGCGTGGCCTGGCTCTTCGGCACAGAGGGCGGCCCCTACAACCTGGTGCGGGGCGAGGCGCCAGGTCGGCCCCCCTTCATCTTCGCCAAGACTGAACCCATGGCCTTCGGGGAGCGTACGCCGGGACCCGAGGCCTTCCGGCGCTGGCTGG harbors:
- a CDS encoding TrmH family RNA methyltransferase, which translates into the protein MPLLTSKANPRFRALLTRLKAGGSRREATLLLGEKLIEAWAEARRTPAGGRLHPALWLRLEQAAPHPLEATLGVETQVLGEALMRELADAGSPPDHALLMDLGPGPTGPLAPRVLGAWGIQDPGNLGALLRSAAAFGFHEVLLGPGCADPFHPKALRGSMGAAFLLPLRRVEALNPDPGHWYALDGGPGAVALAEADLSEPLRLWVGNEGHGWRGVALPEGVQRLAIPIQGVESLNAAVAAGIACYEVARRSRC
- the lnt gene encoding apolipoprotein N-acyltransferase; translation: MLKAPPLLRPLSALILSGVFVLAFRFPGALGGGLEPIMALLFPLLLLDGLYKGRHAAWTWLTLLAGLLLLYLWVPQTLASKGGLPFGLALLGTVLLSLWEATGLWLVAVGSRAAFRRLGPGAAACFAALLLLGWETWGFHVYPWTWGAAFGALPWTARGAAFLGASGLSALVWGAGAWAAATLTAGGSLRRALAGPGLAVAFFALAGGAWYLLPRDPARTVDVAMIQPNFPPGQRWLGMEAEMWRRSDALLKAQGWPRAGRPTLLLWPESAILGRDDRRPDPRLEREAASRGVAWLFGTEGGPYNLVRGEAPGRPPFIFAKTEPMAFGERTPGPEAFRRWLDPRLGFISQEAGPLTQDCVFEVPSPQGGLRVHPLICSEALMPERARRGLALGRADLLSNHTNDGWFDRSIATDLHAAQIRLRAPELGVPLLRATLSGKSGLFREDGRFELWGEPLSEGAYARELQWRPVHTPARSPWLAPVLMVGLTLGTLLLGWRAQPRKA